One Streptomyces formicae genomic window, GCGCCCTGACCGCTCTGCTGCGTCACCGGGACTCCTACATATGGGGGACCTACGGAACCGTCGGGTCACGCTACCGGGTCGCCACATCCCTCTGCCACGCAGCTCAGAACGCCGCCTTCCGCTCGGTGCCGGCAGTAACAAAACCTCGCGCCCCGACGCTGTCTATGGGCGCGAGGTCAGCTCCTCACGCCGCCTGGAGGTCGACGCGCGCCCCGAACTCCCGTACCACCGGCTCCTCCCGGTAGGGCTCCAGGCGCTGCTGGAAGTCGTCGAGGTACTCCGCGCCGCGGTTGGACCGCAGCGTGCCGAGGAGTTCCACGGCCTTCAGGCCCGTGTGGCAGGCCTGTTCCACCTCGCGCCGCTGCACCTGTGCCGTGGCGAGCAGCACGAGGCCGATCGCGCGGCGCCGCGCCCGGGTCTCCGGGTGGCCTTCGAGCGATTCCTGCGCGCTGCGGGCCGCCGCGTCGGCCTGCCCCAAGTCACGGTGGCAATGCGCCATTTCATCGGCCAGATACGCGTGGTCGAAGTGCCGGATCCACACCGGATCGTCACCGGACCCCGCTTCGCCGGACGCCCGGTCCATCGCGTCGACCGCGCGGCCCGCGACCACCTGCGTCGCGCGCGCGTCGCCGAGCAGCGCGTGGCCCCGTGCCTCGGCGGCGTAGAACATCGCCTCCGCGCGGGGCGTGACCCGGCCGCGCGTGCCCTCCTGCGCGGCGCGCGCCAACTGCGCGATCTCGCGCGGGTTGCCGAGCTGGGCGGCGAGGTGGCTCATCGAGGCGGCGAGCACGTACCCGCCGTACCCCCTGTCCCCGGCCGCCTGGGCCAGGCGCAGCGCCTGGATGTAGTAGCGCTGGGCGAGTCCCGGCTGGCCCGTGTCGACGGCCATGTAACCGGCGAGCTCCGTCAACCGCGCGACGGCCGCGAACAGTTCACGGCCCACCGCTTCCCGGTAGGAGCCCGCGAGCAGACCGGAGACCACGGAGTTGAGGTAGTGGACGACGACGGGACGCACATGGCCGCTGCCGAACTGGTGGTCGAGCTGGGTCAGCGCCTCCGTCATCGCCTTGACCGCCGCCACGTCCGAGAGCCCGACGCGCGGCCCCGCCGTGCGTCCGACCTGCGGGTCCGGCGAGGAGATCAGCCAGTCGCGGCTGGGCTCGACGAGCGCGGAGGCGGCCACGGACGAGCCGGAGAGGAAGTCCCTGCGGCCCACGTCGCTGCGCCACAGCTCGCAGACCTGCTCGATGGCGCCGAGAACGGTGGGCGAGAACTGCAGTCCCACGCCCGAGGCGAGGTTCTTGCCGTTCGCCATGCCGATCTCGTCGATGGTGACGGTGCGGCCGAGCTTGCGGCCGAGCGCCTCCGCGATGATGCCGGGCGCCCGCCCGCGCGGCTGCTGCCCGCGCAGCCAGCGGGCCACCGATGTCTTGTCGTAGCGCAGGTCGAGACCGTGCTCCGCACCGCACATGTTGACCCGGCGGGCCAGTCCGGCGTTGGAGCAGCCGGCTTCCTGAATGAGCGCTTGCAGCCTTTCGTTGGGCTGCCGCGCGACGAGTGGCCTGGCGGCCATGGCGTACCCCCTGTGTGCACCGGGACCATCGAACCGGACGGCCACCGTGGACCGTTTCTCGATGATCAATGCCCTTGGAGCAAACGGAAGATGCGCCACAAACGGGCGATAAGTGCAAACCCGGGCGTCCTCTGGTTGCCCCTGACCTGGCTACCCGCACATGGAAGCCATTTCCCCTGCGCGCCCCCGCCCGTGCACCCATGCGCCCCGTTCGCAGGATCGATGCTCCTCCTCCGCCCTCGCGTGCGCCCGTAACCCGAGGTGGCGGCGGGAGTTGAGAACTCCGTGGAAGAGACCATCGGAGTCACGTCAGCCGCGCAGATCCCGAAGCAGCGCGGAGAAGCCCTGCTGGACACGGCCGTGCGATACGCGGAAGAGCGTCACTGGGACGTGTTCCCCGGCACCTGGCTGGAGTCCGCCGAGGGCGCCGAGCAGTGCTCGTGCGGGGACACGGCGTGCGCCTCGCCCGGCGCGCACCCGGCGCGCGAGGACTGGGCGACGCAGGCCACCGGCAGCGCGACGGTGGCCAGGCGGCTGTGGCAGAAGCAGCCCACCGCGTCGATCCTGCTGCCCACCGGACGTACCTTCGACGCGATCGACGTGCCCGAGACCGCCGGGTTCCTCGCGCTCGCCCGCATGGAGCGCATGGAGCTGACGCTCGGGCCCGTCACCTGCACGCCCGACCGGCGCATGCAGTTCTTCGTGCTCCCCGGCGCCACGGCCAAGGTCCCCGACCTGGTCCGCAAGCTGGGCTGGCCGCCCGCCGCGATCGATCTGGTCACCCTCGGCGAGGGCACGTACGTGGCGGCGCCGCCGACCCGCTTCGGGGCGTCGGGCGCGGTGCAGTGGGCTTGTCGCCCGACCGCGGCCAATCGGTGGCTTCCCGACGCCGAGGAGATCATCTCTCCGTTGGCGTACGCCTGCGGCAGGGAAGCGCGACGCTAGGCGCTCCGCGGTCGGGCTGCGCCTTGCTCGTACCTCGGCTGCGGGCCGGCGGTGGCTGGCCGCGCAGTTCCCCGCGCCCCTGACGGGGCGCACCGCCCCTGCTGTGGGCAGGCGTTCCGCAAGGGCGGAACGGGTGGGCACAGCCCCCGGTGCGGACCAGCCGGGAGTCGACGTCGGGAAGCCCCACGTATCGTGCCGAGCACGGGCCGGACGGACGAGGGGCAGAGGCGTGACCGAGGCAGCACCAGCGGTACGGGTGGCAGGGCTCTGGAAGCGGTTCGGCGAGCAGGTCGCGGTCGCCGGGATCGATCTGAGCCTGCCCGCGGGCAAGTTCATCGGTCTGGTCGGCCCGAACGGCGCGGGCAAGACGACCACGCTCTCCATGGCCACCGGACTGCTCAGGCCGGACCAGGGCACCGTCGAGGTCGTCGGACACGACGTGTGGCGCGACCCGGTGGAGGTCAAGGCCCGCATCGGCGTACTCCCCGAGGGCCTGCGGCTCTTCGAACGGCTCTCGGGGCGCGAACTGCTCGGGTACACCGGGCGCCTGCGCGGACTGCCGGGCGCCGAGGTCGACAAGCGCGCCACCCAGCTCCTTGACGTACTCGACCTCGCGGGCGCCCAGCACAAACTGGTCGTCGACTACTCGACGGGCATGCGCAAGAAGATCGGCCTCGCCGCGGCGCTCCTGCACAACCCCGAAGTGCTCTTCCTCGACGAGCCGTTCGAGGGCGTCGACCCCGTCTCCGCCCAGACCATCCGCGGCGTCCTGGAGCGCTACACCGCGTCCGGCGCCACCGTGGTCTTCTCCTCGCACGTCATGGAGCTCGTCGAATCGCTCTGCGACTGGGTCGCCGTGATGGCCGCGGGCCGCATCCGCGCGCAGGGCACCCTCGCCGAGGTGCGCGGCGCCGCGCCGTCCCTGCAACAGGCGTTCCTCGAACTCGTCGGCGCGCACGGGCGCGACGCGGGCTCCGACCTCGACTGGCTGGGCGGCGGCGCCCGATGAGCGCCGCGGCCGCCCCGGGGATCACCCCCGTCTTCGTACGCCTGAAGCTGTCCCTGCTCCGCAACGGCCTGCGCCAGTCGGCGGGCCGCCGGGCCGCCTACATCGCGTCCGTCACCGTCGCCCTGCTCTTCGCCGCGCTGCAACTCCTCGGCCTGATCGCGCTGCGCGGCAACGAGCACGCCGCGACGGTCTGCGTGCTGCTCGTCGCGCTCCTCGCGCTCGGCTGGGCGGTGATGCCCCTGTTCTTCCCGAGCGGCGACGAGACCCTCGACCCCACGCGTCTGGTGATGCTGCCGCTGCGTCCACAGCCGCTCGTGCGGGCGCTGCTCGTGGCCTCGCTGGTGGGCATCGGGCCGCTGTTCACACTCTGTCTGGCGCTCGGTGCGGCGATCGCGCTCGCGCACGGCGCGGCGGCGTCCTTCGTCGCCGTGCTCGCCGTCGCCCTGACGGTCCTTGTCTGCGTGGCGCTCGCGCGGGCGGTCGCGGCCGCCAACATCCGCCTGCTGACCAGCCGCAAGGGCCGCGACCTGGCCGTACTCAGCGGTCTGGTCATCGCGGTGGGCGCTCAGGTCGTCAACTTCGGTGCGCAGAAGCTCGGTTCGTCCGGGCTCGACACGCTCGACCCCGCGGCGGACGTGGTGCGCTGGATCCCGCCCGCCGCCGCGCTCGGCGCGGTCGACTCGGTCAGCCAGGGGTCGTACGCGAAAGGGGCGGCCCAACTCGTCCTCTCCGCCCTCGCCCTGTTCGCCCTCCTCGCCCTCTGGCAGCGCAGCCTGACGCGCCTGATGACGACACCGGACGGCTCAACGCTGGCGGCGGAGCCGGACAAGGGCACGTCACGGACGTCCGGCGCCCTCGGCGCGCTGCTCCCCCAGGGCCGCACGGGCACCGTCATGGAGCGCAGCCTGCGCTACGTGTGGCGCGACCCGAAGACGAAGGCGGCCTGGGTGACGTCCCTGGCCATCGGCCTGATCGTGCCGCTGTTCAACGCGCTCCAGGGCACCGGGTCCGTCTACTTCGCGTGCTTCGCGGCGGGGATGCTCGGGATCCTGATGTACAACCAGTTCGGCCAGGACACCTCGGCGTTCTGGATGGTCGCGATGACGATTTCGTCGCCGCGCGACGCGTACGTCGAGCTCAGGGGCCGGGCCCTGGCGCTCCTCCTGATCACCCTGCCGTACGCCACGCTGGTCTCGGCCCTCACGACGGCGCTGCTCGGCGAGTGGCACGCCCTGCCCGAGGTGCTCGGGCTCTCCTTCGCGCTGCTCGGCGCGATGCTGGCGACCGGCGCGTGGTCCTCGGCGCGCTTCCCCTACTCGATCCCGCAGGAGGGCTACAAGAACGTGGCCCCCGGTCAGGCGGGCCTGGCCTGGATCTCGATCTTCGGCGGCATGGTCGCGGCTGCCCTGCTCTGCGCCCCGGTCATCGCCCTCGCCATCTGGCTGCACGCCTCGGGCTCGGCGTCCTGGAGCTGGCTGCTG contains:
- a CDS encoding transcriptional regulator; translated protein: MAARPLVARQPNERLQALIQEAGCSNAGLARRVNMCGAEHGLDLRYDKTSVARWLRGQQPRGRAPGIIAEALGRKLGRTVTIDEIGMANGKNLASGVGLQFSPTVLGAIEQVCELWRSDVGRRDFLSGSSVAASALVEPSRDWLISSPDPQVGRTAGPRVGLSDVAAVKAMTEALTQLDHQFGSGHVRPVVVHYLNSVVSGLLAGSYREAVGRELFAAVARLTELAGYMAVDTGQPGLAQRYYIQALRLAQAAGDRGYGGYVLAASMSHLAAQLGNPREIAQLARAAQEGTRGRVTPRAEAMFYAAEARGHALLGDARATQVVAGRAVDAMDRASGEAGSGDDPVWIRHFDHAYLADEMAHCHRDLGQADAAARSAQESLEGHPETRARRRAIGLVLLATAQVQRREVEQACHTGLKAVELLGTLRSNRGAEYLDDFQQRLEPYREEPVVREFGARVDLQAA
- a CDS encoding bifunctional DNA primase/polymerase — its product is MEETIGVTSAAQIPKQRGEALLDTAVRYAEERHWDVFPGTWLESAEGAEQCSCGDTACASPGAHPAREDWATQATGSATVARRLWQKQPTASILLPTGRTFDAIDVPETAGFLALARMERMELTLGPVTCTPDRRMQFFVLPGATAKVPDLVRKLGWPPAAIDLVTLGEGTYVAAPPTRFGASGAVQWACRPTAANRWLPDAEEIISPLAYACGREARR
- a CDS encoding ABC transporter ATP-binding protein; protein product: MTEAAPAVRVAGLWKRFGEQVAVAGIDLSLPAGKFIGLVGPNGAGKTTTLSMATGLLRPDQGTVEVVGHDVWRDPVEVKARIGVLPEGLRLFERLSGRELLGYTGRLRGLPGAEVDKRATQLLDVLDLAGAQHKLVVDYSTGMRKKIGLAAALLHNPEVLFLDEPFEGVDPVSAQTIRGVLERYTASGATVVFSSHVMELVESLCDWVAVMAAGRIRAQGTLAEVRGAAPSLQQAFLELVGAHGRDAGSDLDWLGGGAR
- a CDS encoding transporter; the protein is MSAAAAPGITPVFVRLKLSLLRNGLRQSAGRRAAYIASVTVALLFAALQLLGLIALRGNEHAATVCVLLVALLALGWAVMPLFFPSGDETLDPTRLVMLPLRPQPLVRALLVASLVGIGPLFTLCLALGAAIALAHGAAASFVAVLAVALTVLVCVALARAVAAANIRLLTSRKGRDLAVLSGLVIAVGAQVVNFGAQKLGSSGLDTLDPAADVVRWIPPAAALGAVDSVSQGSYAKGAAQLVLSALALFALLALWQRSLTRLMTTPDGSTLAAEPDKGTSRTSGALGALLPQGRTGTVMERSLRYVWRDPKTKAAWVTSLAIGLIVPLFNALQGTGSVYFACFAAGMLGILMYNQFGQDTSAFWMVAMTISSPRDAYVELRGRALALLLITLPYATLVSALTTALLGEWHALPEVLGLSFALLGAMLATGAWSSARFPYSIPQEGYKNVAPGQAGLAWISIFGGMVAAALLCAPVIALAIWLHASGSASWSWLLLPVGAVYGAAITEGGARLAAPRLARRLPEILAAVSKG